Below is a window of Clavibacter michiganensis subsp. tessellarius DNA.
GTCTGCGCCCCGTAGGCCGTGATCTGGATGGTGGCGCCCTTCGCGACGCTGCCGGTGGGGGTGATCGCGGTGACGCGGCCCTCCTCCTCGCCGGACGGCGCGGCGCTGCCCGTGATGACGGTGACCTTGAGGCCGAGGGCCGTGAGCTCGTCCGAGACCGTCTTCTGGTCGCGGCCGATGTAGTCCTCGCGCTTGATCTCGACGGTGGTCGGGGTGGGCGTCGGGGTGGGCGTGGGCGACGCGCTGGGCGTCGGGCTCGGCGCTGCGCTGGTCTCGGTGGGCGCCGGGGCCGGCGTGTCCGCCTCCCTGTTCGCGGACGCGGCGATGAGGCCGGCCACGATGGCGGCGACGACCAGGACGGCGACGACCACGAAGATCCAGATGGCGCGCTTGCGGGCGCGCGGCTGCTCGGGCTCCTCGTCACCCGCGTCGGGCTCGTCGAAGTCGAACGGCGACGGCGCGCCGGCGCGCGGCGCGGAGGCGAGGACGGTGGTGGCACCCGTGTCGACGCGGCGGCCGGACGGCATGAGCTGGGTGGCCTGGGTGGGCGTGCCCGGATCCGCGGCGGCGGCACCGGCGACGGCCGCGACGGCCATGGTGGCGGTCGCGACGTCGCCGCGGCGCAGCGCCTGCGCGGCGCGCGCCAGGTGGGCGGCGCTCTGCGGGCGGTCCGCCGGCTTCTTCGCGATGCAGGACATGACGAGGTTGCGGACGGGCTCCGCCACCGTGACGGGGAGCTCGGGCGGCTGCTCGTTGATCTGCGCCATGGCGATGGCGACCTGCGACTCGCCCGTGAAGGGGCGGCGGCCGGCCAGGCACTCGTACGCGACGATGCCCATCGAGTACACGTCGGTGGACGGCGACGCGGGGTGGCCGCTCGCCTGCTCGGGCGACAGGTACTGGACCGTCCCCATGACCTGGCCCGTGGCCGTGAGCGGCACCTGGTCGGCGATGCGGGCGATGCCGAAGTCGGTGATCTTGACGCGTCCGTCGGGCGTGATCAGCAGGTTGCCCGGCTTGATGTCGCGGTGCACGAGACCGGCCTGGTGCGCGGCGTGGAGCGCGAGCGCGGTCTGGGAGATGATGTCGAGCACCTTGTCGCTCGAGAGCACGCGCTCCCGCTCGAGGATGGTCGACAGGGCCTCGCCGGGGACGAGCTCCATCACGAGGAAGGCGCTGCCGTCCTCCTCGCCGTAGTCGAAGACGTTGGCGATGCCCTCGTGGTTGACGAGCGCCGCGTGGCGCGCCTCGGCCCGGAAGCGCTCGAGGAACCCGGGGTCGCCCAGGTACTCGTCCTTGAGGATCT
It encodes the following:
- a CDS encoding serine/threonine-protein kinase; this encodes MRPTSGLTFGGRYQLGDRIAIGGMGEVWEATDLVIGRKVAIKILKDEYLGDPGFLERFRAEARHAALVNHEGIANVFDYGEEDGSAFLVMELVPGEALSTILERERVLSSDKVLDIISQTALALHAAHQAGLVHRDIKPGNLLITPDGRVKITDFGIARIADQVPLTATGQVMGTVQYLSPEQASGHPASPSTDVYSMGIVAYECLAGRRPFTGESQVAIAMAQINEQPPELPVTVAEPVRNLVMSCIAKKPADRPQSAAHLARAAQALRRGDVATATMAVAAVAGAAAADPGTPTQATQLMPSGRRVDTGATTVLASAPRAGAPSPFDFDEPDAGDEEPEQPRARKRAIWIFVVVAVLVVAAIVAGLIAASANREADTPAPAPTETSAAPSPTPSASPTPTPTPTPTTVEIKREDYIGRDQKTVSDELTALGLKVTVITGSAAPSGEEEGRVTAITPTGSVAKGATIQITAYGAQTLPTAAPVTPTVNPTTVRAGQSVDISWPAYSCPAGQTLNGYQIQADSVSGGATGTWAGSTNPTNAQTTSGEIKAGTSPGSFTVKYLAICGTNESPYSSTVTVAVDAAPGGTGTGGGTGGGTGGGGTGGTGGTGGGNGGTTGMAPTPAPGREDQRSLVSSTHRMP